A window from Pongo abelii isolate AG06213 chromosome 6, NHGRI_mPonAbe1-v2.0_pri, whole genome shotgun sequence encodes these proteins:
- the LSM8 gene encoding LSM8 homolog, U6 small nuclear RNA associated isoform X1, with amino-acid sequence MTSALENYINRILKLAASGLSGTVAVITSDGRMIVGTLKGFDQTINLILDESHERVFSSSQGVEQVVLGLYIVRGDNVAVIGEIDEETDSALDLGNIRAEPLNSVAH; translated from the exons ATGACGTCCGCTTTGGAGAACTACATCAACCGTATCCTCAAGCTGGCCGCCTCGGGC TTATCAGGAACTGTTGCCGTTATTACATCAGATGGGAGAATGATTGTG GGAACACTGAAAGGTTTTGACCAGACCATTAATTTGATTTTGGATGAAAGCCATGAACGAGTATTCAGCTCTTCACAGGGGGTAGAGCAAGTGGTACTAGGATTATACATTGTAAGAGGTGACAACGT TGCAGTCATTGGAGAAATCGATGAAGAAACAGATTCTGCGCTTGATTTGGGGAATATTCGAGCAGAACCTTTAAATTCTGTAGCACACTGA
- the LSM8 gene encoding LSM8 homolog, U6 small nuclear RNA associated isoform X2 codes for MLEDRPTSINLLSGTVAVITSDGRMIVGTLKGFDQTINLILDESHERVFSSSQGVEQVVLGLYIVRGDNVAVIGEIDEETDSALDLGNIRAEPLNSVAH; via the exons ATGCTGGAAGATCGTCCAACATCGATTAATTTA TTATCAGGAACTGTTGCCGTTATTACATCAGATGGGAGAATGATTGTG GGAACACTGAAAGGTTTTGACCAGACCATTAATTTGATTTTGGATGAAAGCCATGAACGAGTATTCAGCTCTTCACAGGGGGTAGAGCAAGTGGTACTAGGATTATACATTGTAAGAGGTGACAACGT TGCAGTCATTGGAGAAATCGATGAAGAAACAGATTCTGCGCTTGATTTGGGGAATATTCGAGCAGAACCTTTAAATTCTGTAGCACACTGA
- the LSM8 gene encoding LSM8 homolog, U6 small nuclear RNA associated has product MTSALENYINRTVAVITSDGRMIVGTLKGFDQTINLILDESHERVFSSSQGVEQVVLGLYIVRGDNVAVIGEIDEETDSALDLGNIRAEPLNSVAH; this is encoded by the exons ATGACGTCCGCTTTGGAGAACTACATCAACC GAACTGTTGCCGTTATTACATCAGATGGGAGAATGATTGTG GGAACACTGAAAGGTTTTGACCAGACCATTAATTTGATTTTGGATGAAAGCCATGAACGAGTATTCAGCTCTTCACAGGGGGTAGAGCAAGTGGTACTAGGATTATACATTGTAAGAGGTGACAACGT TGCAGTCATTGGAGAAATCGATGAAGAAACAGATTCTGCGCTTGATTTGGGGAATATTCGAGCAGAACCTTTAAATTCTGTAGCACACTGA